The Oceanithermus desulfurans genome segment GAGCCGGCCTGGCCGGGCCCCCGGGAGGGCTACGCCGCCGCCGCGGCCGCGAGCGCCGACCCGGTGACTGCAGGGGCCGTGGGGGTCGGAGCGGGGGCGACGGCGGGCAAGTACCGCGCGCCCGTGCCCACGGGGCTGGGCAGCGCGCTGGCGCGCTGGCGGGACCTGAGCGTGGGGGCGCTGGCCGTGGTCAACCCCGTGGGCGACGTCTACGCCCCCGACGGCCGCCTGCTCGCCGGGCACGGGGACCGCGAGGCCTGGATGCGCGCGGAGCCGCGCCCCGGCGAACACACCACCCTGGTGGCCCTGGCCACCGCCGCCCCGCTCGACAAGCGCGAGGCGCGGATGCTCGCCGGGGCGGGGCAGGCGGCGCTGGGCCGGGTGATCCGCCCTTCGCACACCCCCTGGGACGGCGACGCCGTCTTCGTGCTCAGCACCGGCCGCGGCGCGGCCGCGCCGCTGGCGGCGCTTTCGGCGCTGGTGCAGGAGGCCGTCTGCGCCGCGGTGACGGCGGCCGCGGGTTAGTCGGGCGCGCCGTCCGGGCCTGCCTCCCGGGCGATGTCCGCGAGCCGCGGTTCCAGCTCCGGGCGCAGCGCCTCGAGCCGCGCCCGACGCGCCTCCCCGTCGGGCTCGAGCTCCACGAGCACGTCGGCGTCGAAGTCCTGCGGCCGTCCCCACTCGATCAGGGTGAGCCGCGTGCCCGCCATGGCGTCCTCGAGCCCCAGGTCCCACAGCTGGCGGGGGTCGGGCAGGCGGTAGACGTCGACGTGCAGCAGCGTTCCCGCGGGTGTGGGGTAGGTGTGCATCAGGGTGTAGGTGGGGCTGGTGACCCGGCCCCGAAAACCCAGCGCCTGGGCCAGGTGGCGGACGAGCGTCGTCTTGCCCGCGCCCATGGGCCCGGAAAGCAGCACCACCGCGCCGGGCGGCAGCCGCCGGGCGAGTGCGCGCGCCAGGCGGGCGGTGGCGTCCTCGTCGTGCAGCCGGATCAAGGCGTGGCGGAAAGGCTCCGGTGGATCAGGGTGACGAGCCGGGAGAGCTGCGCCTTCTCGGCGAGAATGACCAGGTGGCGCCCCTGGTAGGGCGCCAACAGGAAGGCGTGGCCGGGCAGGGTGAGGACCGCCAGCCGCAGCTGCTGCGCGCCAACCTCCTGGCGCAGGTGGCCGAGCTCGGTGAGCAGGTCGCGCACCCGCTCGGTGCCCAGCTCGGCCGGGGGGTTTTCCTCGAGCCAGCCCACCCAGGCCACCCCGCGCATGCGGAAGGGCGCGAGCGCGTCCGCGGCCGCCGCGCCCTCGGCGGGGGAAGCCGGTTCGGGCTCGGCCTCGGGGGTTTCGGGTTCGGCGGGGGCCTCGAAGACGCCCAGCAGGTCGTCCAGGTCGGCGCCCGAGAGCTGCTCGGCCACCTCCTTGGCA includes the following:
- a CDS encoding P1 family peptidase; translated protein: MNATLTAVEGLRVGHWSDPAARTGVTVILCPDEGCVASASFAGPSPGTREAALLAPDKRVERVHALVFTGGSAFGLAAADGVVRFLHERGVGHPTRMGPVPIVPAAVIYDLLVGEPAWPGPREGYAAAAAASADPVTAGAVGVGAGATAGKYRAPVPTGLGSALARWRDLSVGALAVVNPVGDVYAPDGRLLAGHGDREAWMRAEPRPGEHTTLVALATAAPLDKREARMLAGAGQAALGRVIRPSHTPWDGDAVFVLSTGRGAAAPLAALSALVQEAVCAAVTAAAG
- the tsaE gene encoding tRNA (adenosine(37)-N6)-threonylcarbamoyltransferase complex ATPase subunit type 1 TsaE, whose translation is MIRLHDEDATARLARALARRLPPGAVVLLSGPMGAGKTTLVRHLAQALGFRGRVTSPTYTLMHTYPTPAGTLLHVDVYRLPDPRQLWDLGLEDAMAGTRLTLIEWGRPQDFDADVLVELEPDGEARRARLEALRPELEPRLADIAREAGPDGAPD